The Vitis vinifera cultivar Pinot Noir 40024 chromosome 3, ASM3070453v1 region AGAGACAGTTGAGATTCAAGACATCCAGCAAGCCCTAGGTCAGATGCATTTGGACACTGGGACTACTGAGACGCCTGGTGCCATGATAGTTGCGCCCCCATCACCAGATCGAGCTAGTGTGTTCTCTATGTGTTTCCCCGATGAGGTCCCTGACTATGACCTACCTATGGATTTGGGATATGGCACTGACGAGATGGACATGATCGGCATAGGTCGTATCTTTGATGTAGCGTCACACGGGCCTCATACTGTTTTCGACATGTTCGGAGTTTTTGTACTCGAGACTGATGAGGATGACTCTATTCCTGATGCCTACACTGATGATATGGATTTTATAGGCATTGGTCATATCCTTGATGCAACCCCACGCGGGCCCCTTTCTGCTTTTGACATATCTGGAGTTTCCGTAATTGATGATGAGTCAGTCCTTGATGTCGTTACTTCTGATTTTACTtctgttgagggagcgtccgactttgtggacccacctctttcttttgacacTATGTCCGGGTTTGTCACCCGCTTTGATGATATTTCTGATAGTAATAATGATATGAGTATTTTCGAGTACTTGAATGTGTCacaacattttcctttgattgcaTCACCAGCACCCACGACACATAtatatgatgttgatgatgtgggAGATACAAATGATCCACTGGGTGTTCAGTCAGAGTGTGATTCTGATACAGAGGATAGGAAAGTCACACTCATTTCTAGTAGCATAGAGTTAATAGATTTTGGGGCACCAGATCAGCCCAGGGAGATTAGGATTGGCTCTTCTCTATCTCCTGATGAGAGGAGTAGATTGATTGACCTGCttaggtcatacttggatgtatttgcatggtcatatgaggacatgtCGGGCCTTGACCCCACTATAGTACAGCATCACCTGCCCATTTTACCACATGCTAGGCccgttaagcagaaattgagaaGACTACACCCTCGATGGAGTTTGTAGGTTAAGAAAGAAATTCAGAAGCAACTCAGTGTTGGCTTCTtgtcagtggttgagtatcctgagtggctggctaatgtcgtccctgttcccaaaaaggacggcaaagttagagtttgtgttgactttcGAGATTTGAATAAGGCCagccctaaggatgattttccccttCCACACATTGATATGCTGGTTGATAGCACTGCAGGGCATCCAATGTTATCCTTCATGGATGGTTTTTctgggtataatcagattttgatggctctagaggatatggtgaagacttctttcattactgagtggggtacttattgctaccgagttatgccatttgggttgaagaatgcaggagccacttatcagagagctaCTACTACTCTGTTCCATGATATGATGCATAGAGATGTCGAggtctatgtggatgacatgatagtaAAGTCCCGAGACATGGCAGATCACTTAGCAGCCTTACAAAGGTTTTTTGAAAGGATAAGACAGTTCAGGCtgagattgaatcccaagaagtgcacctttggggTGACTTCTGGAAAATTGCTGGGACACATTGTTAGTGAGCGAGGTATAGAGGTTGATCCAGAGAAAATcagagccatacttgacatgcctaccccgaggactgagaaagagataagGGGATTCCTAGGTAGATTGCAGTACATCAGTCGTTTCATTGCTAGACTGACAGACATTTGTGAGCCTATCTTCCACTTTCTAAGGAAGAATCAGCctacagtttggaatgatgattgtcaACACGCTTTTGAGAGGATTAAGGAGTGTCTCATTTCTCCTCTGATTTTAGTGCCTCCCACACCGGGGCTTCCTTTGCTTCTGTACTtatcagtttcagacatggccctaggatgcatgttagctcagcttgaTGATTTGGGGAAAGAGCGTGTCATCTATTATTTGAGTAAAAGGATGCTTGAGTATGAGTGCAAGTATattatgattgagcgcctttGCTTGGCAGTGGTTTGGGCCACTAGGAGACTTAGACATTACATGATAGAGTATTCCATGATCTTGGTCTCACGATTGGACCCGTTGAGGTATCTATTTGACAGGCCTGTTCTGACCGGTAGGCTCATGAGATGGCTGGTATTGTTGACAGAGTTAGATATTCATTATGTCACGCAGAAGTTAGTAAAGGGAAGCATTGTTGCAAATCATCTAGCTTCTTTGCCGATATCCGATGACCGatcagttgatgatgatttccctgatgAGCAGATTGTTTCAATGACAAGTATTACGGGGTGGCgattgtactttgatggtgccgcCAATCAGTCGGGGTTTGGCATTGGTATCTTATTGATATCACCACAGGGTGATCATATCCCCAGATCAATCCGGTTAGCATTTTCTGATCATCACCGTTTGACAAATAATATTGTagagtatgaggcttgcattACAGGTTTGGAGACTGCACTTGATCTTGGCATTAGACAGTTGGAAATCCATGGGGATTCCAACTTGGTTATAAAGCAGACTCAGGATATCTGGAGGACACGGGATGAGAAGCTAAAACCCTACCATGCTTACTTGGACATGTTGATTGATAAATTCGATGTGTTAAGGTATATACATCTGCCTAGGGCGGAGAATCAGTTTGTCGATGCATTAGCCACCTTGGCTTCTATGATTGTGATCCCCGCGGGGGTGACTATTAGGCCATTGCTGATTGAAACTAGGTCTGCACCAGCTTACTATTGTCTGATTGGAGAGATAGAGGATCATATTGAGTTGCCATGGTATCACGATATTTATCAGTTTCTGTCATGCTGCACTTACCCAGAGTCAACCTCggccaaggataggagagcattgagacagttggccaccaGATTTGTTATTTGCAGGGATGCACTATATAGGAGATCATCTGATGGCCTGTTATTATTATGTCTAGACCGTACAtctgcagatcgagtgatgagaaaGGTTCATGTAGGGGTCTGTGGCCCACACATGGGAGGTCATATGCTAGCACATAAGATCATGAGGGCTGGCTActtttggttgaccatggagacaaaTTGTTGCCAGTTTGTATAGAGATGTCAGGAGTGTCAGATGCATGGAGACTTGATACACGTGCCACCTTCTGAGTTGCATGCACTCACATCTccttggccattttcagtatggggtgttgatattattgggaagatctcgcccaagtcttccagtggtcatgagtacATCTTAGTAGCCATTgactatttcaccaagtgggtggaagccgcTTCCTATACTAGATTGACAGCGGCCAGGGTGGCCAAATTCATCAGATCGCACATTATCTACTGATACGGGGTCCCTCACGAGCTGATTTCTGATAGAGGGGTGCATTTCAGGGGCGAGGTGGACACGTTGATTCAAGAGTATGGCATTCAGCATCACAGATCTTTTGCTTATAGGTCGCAAACTAACGGGGCAGTTGAGGCCgtaaataagaatatcaagaggattttgagaaagatggtcgagacttctcgggattggtcagagaagctctctgtcgcattgtgggcttatcgtacATCTTTTCGTACCTCTATTGGAGCTACCCCGTATTCTTTGGTATATGGTATGGAGGCAATGCTACCTGTTGAGATTGAAATGGGATCtttgagagtagcactagagcagcaTATATCCGAGGCCGAGTGGGCCCAGTCTCATTATGATCAGCTTAGCCTATtagatgagaagagattgagggcggcagatcatgttcaggcctatcagaggaagatgaccCGTGCATTCAGAAAGAGGGTCAGGCCTAGGAAATTCCAGAGAGGTGACCTAGTCTTAAAAGTcctcaggggattgatcagcgACCCTAGAGGCAAGTTTAGACCGAGTTGGAGCGGGCCTTATGTCATCCGAGATCTAACTTGAGAGGGAGCTGCCTGGTTGACAGACCTAGACGGAAATCAGTTCACAGAGCCAGttaatgtggatcagctgaagaagttttaTGCGTGAGATCATGGTCAGAGGATGGGTGGCTGTCACTTCGAGTAGCCATATTCCCTATTGCACACCCATACATTAATATATActattgctagccctttgagcctcacgtGGTTTATTATggccttttctttcattcagcCTTGCATACCTTTTCTGACCTAGGTTGGGGGCCTACCCTTGTGCgctttgtatttattgattggatCTATGAGCATTGTGGGCATGGTGTCATTCTTCGTTTGTTCTTTCTTGCATCATTGCCTGTTTCTTTTCGTCTCTATTTTGCATCTTCACATCGTCTACCTGTTAGTCCAGTTTCCATCATCTCTATTCACTTCGCTTCTGTTTTCCCTTGTGTGATGATGATGTGCTCTCGTCCCAGAGCTACCAGTCAGGTTTGTCACACCCTTCGTTCTACCTATAGGCTTTGATCCAGGATTCTTAGGTTGAAGGGGCTGGTCAAGATTGGAGGTTTGGGGTTCTTTTGTTGGATTGTGATAGTATGGAATTCagcccaaaaataaaaataaaaataaaaaaataaaaa contains the following coding sequences:
- the LOC104877817 gene encoding uncharacterized protein LOC104877817 — protein: MADHLAALQRFFERIRQFRLRLNPKKCTFGVTSGKLLGHIVSERGIEVDPEKIRAILDMPTPRTEKEIRGFLGRLQYISRFIARLTDICEPIFHFLRKNQPTVWNDDCQHAFERIKECLISPLILVPPTPGLPLLLYLSVSDMALGCMLAQLDDLGKERVIYYLSKRMLEYECKYIMIERLCLAVVWATRRLRHYMIEYSMILVSRLDPLRYLFDRPVLTGRLMRWLVLLTELDIHYVTQKLVKGSIVANHLASLPISDDRSVDDDFPDEQIVSMTSITGWRLYFDGAANQSGFGIGILLISPQGDHIPRSIRLAFSDHHRLTNNIVEYEACITGLETALDLGIRQLEIHGDSNLVIKQTQDIWRTRDEKLKPYHAYLDMLIDKFDVLRYIHLPRAENQFVDALATLASMIVIPAGVTIRPLLIETRSAPAYYCLIGEIEDHIELPWYHDIYQFLSCCTYPESTSAKDRRALRQLATRFVICRDALYRRSSDGLLLLCLDRTSADRVMRKVHVGVCGPHMGGHMLAHKIMRAGYFWLTMETNCCQFV